In Streptococcus parasuis, the following proteins share a genomic window:
- the addA gene encoding helicase-exonuclease AddAB subunit AddA: protein MAFEQFLSAEEIKAMQLAEANSDKQQKRTPEQIEAIYTHGQNVLVSASAGSGKTFVMVQRILDMLKRGVGIDQLFISTFTVKAAGELKERIEKNLNETIAETTDMELRRHLSAQLADLTKADIGTMDSFSQKLVTTYGYSLGISPQFRILQDETEKASLKKEVFDQLFADYLEQDENGAFRKLVRNFLGNRKDNSGFRQVVYQVHDFSQSTSSPTKWLKEQAVQADLYSQERIEQILEQGFKEKVLDKLYQAADFFRYHVEWGRNDFGSAKYFANMEEVLDLLTGLDSLNQKDLMERVERILLINDQSRGKGLTNANRPKDEHLIAFKEEYNAGKSQIISGLRDLGQEVYELTLLKDYQVQALPLLVLLRDFVLDFSQAYLDVKIKEAAFEFGDIGHFAIRILEENADIRQFFQEKYHEVMVDEYQDNNHSQERMLDLLSNGHNRFMVGDIKQSIYRFRQADPMIFQEKFELYQANPQAGKLILLKENFRSQIEVLEATNAIFTRLMDRQVGEIKYDDTHSLVAGSPGQKIAQPKHEMEYFIYDQQESAPSSTDAEEETPLTAGEIEVVAKEIIRLHNEEGADFKDITLLVQKRTHNDLIMSIFEKHGIPIVADGGAASYLQSLEVMIMLDTLRVINNPLNDYALVALLKSPMFRFDEDELTRISLQAKTGFFYQKMEVAQQASGQHPELMSGELKKKIKDFLSILENWRAFAKLHSIYDLIWKIFNEKFYYDYVGALPNGSKRQANLYALGLRANQFEKTGYKGLSRFIAMIDRALANDKDLADVQEFLPQNAVQLMTIHKSKGLEFKYVFLMNIDKRFNLEDHYQSVIISRKNGLGIQYLADMKDKVTSPLPQVRVLMNTLPYQNNLQELKIANLSEQMRLLYVALTRAEKKLYLVGKGNADKLAEKYDGKKEDGVLAQSTRESLATFQDWILAIDEAFSGEDLHFKKVFVTDEDLTEEKIGKLTLKSKLENASLKDIRQSEDIDQALDQLSSVQELNARYKAAIELPSLRTPSQIKKLYEPVLEQEGMEVMEKYQPKRTFNLPDFSKKPKITGAQVGSAVHELMQRLDLSWLVTEDTVRDALEAVHAEQAIKDKINIQMILDFFDTDLGREILANTDKLHREAPFASLQTDSLSQEQFVLRGIIDGYLLYDDHIVLFDYKTDKYDQPSQLSQRYQAQMQLYAEALKKAYKIDRVDCHLILLGGERIEVVEVNLKGKPSL from the coding sequence ATGGCTTTTGAACAATTTTTAAGCGCGGAAGAAATCAAGGCTATGCAGCTGGCGGAAGCCAATTCTGATAAGCAACAAAAACGCACACCTGAGCAGATTGAAGCCATCTACACGCACGGTCAGAATGTTCTGGTCTCTGCATCGGCTGGGTCAGGAAAGACCTTCGTCATGGTTCAACGGATTTTGGATATGTTGAAGCGTGGTGTGGGAATCGACCAGCTCTTTATCTCGACCTTTACAGTCAAAGCGGCTGGTGAATTGAAGGAGCGGATTGAGAAAAATCTCAACGAAACCATTGCTGAGACGACCGATATGGAATTGCGTCGGCATTTGTCGGCCCAGTTGGCGGATTTGACCAAGGCAGACATCGGGACCATGGACTCCTTTTCGCAGAAATTGGTGACAACCTACGGTTATAGCCTTGGTATTTCTCCGCAGTTTCGGATTTTACAGGATGAGACAGAAAAAGCAAGTCTGAAAAAAGAGGTTTTCGATCAGCTTTTTGCAGATTATCTTGAACAGGATGAAAATGGTGCATTCCGCAAACTAGTTCGCAATTTTTTGGGCAACCGCAAGGATAATAGTGGTTTTCGTCAGGTTGTTTATCAGGTGCATGATTTTAGCCAATCGACGAGCAGTCCAACTAAATGGCTGAAAGAGCAGGCTGTTCAAGCTGATTTGTACAGTCAAGAGCGTATAGAGCAGATCTTAGAGCAAGGCTTTAAAGAAAAAGTATTAGACAAACTCTATCAAGCTGCAGATTTCTTCCGCTACCATGTGGAATGGGGCAGAAATGACTTTGGTTCCGCCAAGTATTTTGCCAATATGGAAGAAGTCTTGGATTTGTTGACAGGTTTAGATAGTCTGAACCAGAAGGACTTGATGGAACGGGTTGAAAGAATCCTTCTCATCAATGACCAGTCCAGAGGAAAAGGCCTGACCAATGCCAATCGACCAAAAGATGAGCATTTGATAGCCTTTAAAGAAGAATACAATGCTGGCAAGAGCCAGATTATCTCAGGACTACGAGATTTGGGTCAGGAAGTTTATGAATTGACCCTGCTGAAAGACTATCAGGTTCAAGCTTTGCCACTGCTTGTATTATTACGTGACTTTGTCTTGGATTTTTCGCAGGCTTATCTGGATGTCAAAATCAAGGAAGCAGCCTTTGAATTTGGCGATATTGGACATTTCGCTATTCGTATTTTAGAAGAAAATGCGGACATCCGCCAGTTTTTCCAAGAAAAATACCACGAAGTCATGGTGGACGAGTACCAGGATAACAACCATAGCCAAGAACGAATGCTGGACCTGCTGTCTAACGGTCACAACCGCTTTATGGTGGGTGACATTAAGCAGTCCATCTATCGATTCCGTCAGGCGGATCCGATGATTTTTCAAGAGAAATTTGAACTGTACCAGGCAAATCCTCAGGCTGGAAAATTGATTTTGCTCAAGGAAAATTTCCGTAGTCAGATTGAGGTCTTGGAGGCAACAAATGCTATTTTCACGCGCCTGATGGACCGTCAAGTAGGGGAAATCAAGTATGACGATACCCACAGTCTAGTGGCTGGTAGTCCTGGTCAAAAAATTGCCCAGCCCAAGCATGAAATGGAATACTTCATTTACGACCAGCAGGAGAGCGCGCCTTCTTCAACGGATGCTGAGGAGGAAACACCTCTGACTGCTGGTGAAATTGAGGTCGTTGCAAAAGAGATTATTCGTCTTCACAATGAAGAAGGAGCAGACTTCAAGGACATCACTCTCTTGGTGCAAAAACGGACGCACAATGACCTCATTATGTCCATTTTTGAAAAACATGGGATTCCTATTGTGGCAGATGGCGGAGCAGCCTCCTATCTGCAATCTTTAGAAGTCATGATCATGCTGGATACCTTGCGGGTTATCAACAATCCGCTCAATGACTATGCCTTGGTTGCCCTGCTTAAATCGCCTATGTTCCGATTCGATGAGGATGAACTGACACGGATTTCCCTACAAGCTAAGACAGGATTCTTCTATCAGAAAATGGAAGTAGCCCAGCAAGCAAGTGGGCAACATCCTGAACTTATGTCAGGAGAGTTGAAGAAGAAAATCAAGGATTTCTTGTCTATTTTGGAAAACTGGCGTGCCTTTGCCAAACTGCATTCTATCTATGATTTGATTTGGAAGATTTTCAATGAAAAATTCTACTATGACTATGTCGGTGCTCTTCCAAATGGCAGCAAGCGTCAGGCCAATCTATATGCACTAGGTCTGCGTGCCAACCAGTTTGAAAAAACAGGCTACAAGGGCTTGTCCCGCTTCATCGCCATGATTGACCGTGCCTTAGCAAATGACAAGGACTTGGCAGACGTACAAGAGTTTCTACCGCAAAATGCTGTACAGCTTATGACTATCCACAAGTCAAAAGGTTTGGAGTTCAAGTATGTCTTCCTCATGAACATCGATAAGCGATTCAACTTGGAAGACCATTACCAGTCAGTCATCATCAGCCGAAAAAATGGTCTGGGTATCCAATATTTAGCGGATATGAAAGATAAGGTAACTAGCCCATTGCCTCAGGTGCGAGTCTTAATGAACACTCTACCTTATCAAAATAATCTCCAAGAGCTAAAAATCGCCAATCTTTCAGAACAAATGCGGTTGCTTTATGTTGCACTAACGCGTGCTGAGAAGAAGCTGTATCTGGTTGGAAAGGGCAATGCTGACAAGTTAGCTGAAAAATACGATGGCAAGAAGGAAGATGGCGTACTTGCCCAATCAACACGTGAAAGTCTGGCGACCTTCCAAGACTGGATTCTAGCCATTGATGAGGCTTTTTCAGGAGAAGACTTGCACTTCAAGAAAGTCTTTGTGACGGATGAGGATTTGACAGAGGAGAAGATTGGTAAACTCACATTGAAGAGTAAGCTAGAAAACGCCAGCCTTAAAGATATTCGTCAATCAGAAGACATTGACCAGGCCTTGGACCAACTATCTTCTGTCCAAGAGTTGAATGCCCGCTATAAGGCTGCTATCGAATTACCAAGTTTACGGACTCCAAGTCAAATCAAGAAACTCTATGAGCCTGTCTTGGAACAAGAAGGCATGGAAGTTATGGAAAAATACCAGCCAAAACGGACCTTCAACCTGCCAGATTTCTCCAAGAAACCAAAAATTACTGGAGCCCAAGTCGGTTCAGCAGTCCATGAACTCATGCAACGCTTGGATCTGTCTTGGTTGGTGACAGAAGATACGGTAAGAGATGCCCTAGAAGCTGTTCATGCTGAGCAAGCGATTAAAGATAAAATCAATATTCAGATGATTTTAGATTTCTTTGATACAGACTTAGGAAGAGAAATTCTAGCCAATACGGACAAACTCCACCGAGAAGCTCCATTTGCAAGTTTGCAGACAGATTCTTTGTCACAGGAACAATTTGTCCTTCGTGGGATTATCGATGGCTACCTACTGTACGATGATCATATTGTCCTCTTTGATTATAAGACAGACAAATACGACCAACCAAGCCAACTCAGTCAACGTTACCAAGCTCAAATGCAACTCTATGCGGAGGCATTGAAAAAAGCCTACAAGATAGATCGTGTAGACTGCCATTTGATTTTGCTTGGTGGGGAGAGGATTGAAGTGGTAGAGGTCAATTTGAAGGGTAAGCCTTCATTGTGA
- the rexB gene encoding ATP-dependent nuclease subunit B — translation MKLVYTDIRNPLTQYLTDTAAEFAKEAKRVFYIAPNSLSFEMERKVLEYLPEQATFDIIVTRFGQLARYLMIDRKEAGQPLDDVGLAMIFFRVLSQFDDGDLKVYGRLQTDFGFINQLVALYKELQRANMSILDLEAMESPDKQADLVKIFLAVTDILSKEGFEHQSKLAQLTRLVETGQLDEQLKNIVLVVDGFSRFSAEEEALVSALNERVSEILIGVYASKKAVQATYAEGNVYQANVDFLRQLSAQFQTKATYIGQEPVLDSIGKFSKNMEAFYDYSGTMIALTPADQEKIQLWEVVNQKEEVEQVATAIRQHVHQGARYKDILLLLGDVDSYKLQIGKIFDKYDIPYYFGKAEEMSHHPLVHFVESLERLRRYRFRAEDLLNLLKSGLYASISQKELDLFESYILFADMKGQAAFSRAFSVNGRADYDVETVKEKRLVYDLNVLEPLRAKIMEPLNQLFKAGSQSGAALLEKFMAFLEAIELPKNMEKMSRNLSEVEQEKEEQVWKSFTHILENFHQIFGKEKLKMDDFLAILQAGMQASHYRTVPATVDVVNVKSYDLIEPHTAKYVYAIGMGQSNFPKVAKNTSLLTEEEMEKVNLVSASSSRFDLVSRENIKKNHAAMMSLLNAATEQLVISTPQIYNEGEDSLSPYIKILQKMGLKSEERGRIKTLSPQDIGHYKSLLSRLIESERPSLDNEEWEGQRAFWTVLVRHLKKKLESQGIEIPTITGEITSKQLAADTLAALYPEDKPFNLSASSLTNFYNNQYLYFVRNVLRLREQESIHPTAFQHGLFLHRIFERVVMDQSELDFDQKVDKAILRTRDEAEFAMFYNQDADARYTEEVLDKIARSSATILRDNDLVEIDGQEKSFRQDKALVFDLQNGKSVHVNGTIDRLDTLQINQAVGIVDYKSSDQSFSVGDFYNGLKPQLVTYLAALQELDETKDKPVFGAMYLHLQDPIIKLKDTKNLEQLEGAANTSLVYKGLFLKEESLGLNHFYQTRNQLYTEDEFAVLLNHNQELYKQAAMDILAGRFAVNPYTKDGRSVAGEQLKAITGFEADRHMGMARRLVKEAKRQDWMERMKGGQD, via the coding sequence ATGAAATTGGTCTATACAGATATTCGCAATCCTCTGACGCAGTATTTAACGGATACCGCAGCAGAGTTTGCTAAGGAAGCTAAGCGAGTTTTTTACATTGCTCCAAACTCTCTATCCTTTGAGATGGAGCGCAAGGTCTTGGAATACCTGCCTGAACAGGCAACTTTTGATATTATTGTGACCCGTTTTGGGCAATTGGCCCGCTATTTGATGATTGATAGGAAAGAAGCAGGTCAACCGCTGGATGATGTTGGTCTTGCCATGATTTTCTTTCGTGTTCTATCGCAATTTGATGACGGCGACTTGAAAGTCTATGGTCGTTTACAGACAGATTTTGGGTTTATTAACCAGCTAGTTGCTTTATACAAAGAATTGCAACGGGCAAATATGTCTATTTTGGACCTGGAAGCCATGGAGTCACCAGATAAGCAGGCTGATTTGGTGAAGATTTTTCTGGCTGTAACAGACATTTTGTCCAAAGAAGGTTTTGAGCATCAGTCTAAGTTAGCACAGCTGACTCGCTTGGTAGAAACTGGTCAGTTGGATGAGCAGTTGAAGAACATTGTGCTGGTGGTAGACGGATTTTCTCGTTTTTCGGCAGAAGAAGAAGCTTTAGTAAGTGCTTTAAATGAACGGGTGTCGGAAATCCTGATTGGTGTATATGCCAGCAAGAAAGCTGTGCAAGCGACCTATGCGGAAGGCAATGTCTATCAAGCTAATGTTGACTTTTTACGTCAGTTATCAGCGCAGTTCCAGACTAAGGCTACTTATATTGGTCAAGAGCCAGTCTTGGACAGTATCGGTAAATTTTCAAAGAATATGGAAGCCTTTTATGACTACAGCGGGACCATGATAGCCTTGACTCCAGCAGATCAAGAAAAAATCCAACTCTGGGAGGTTGTTAACCAAAAAGAAGAAGTGGAGCAAGTTGCGACTGCAATTCGTCAGCATGTGCATCAAGGGGCTCGTTATAAAGACATCTTATTGCTCTTGGGTGATGTGGATAGCTACAAGTTGCAGATTGGCAAGATTTTTGACAAGTATGATATTCCTTACTATTTCGGCAAGGCAGAGGAGATGAGTCATCATCCGTTGGTCCATTTTGTAGAGTCCTTGGAGCGCTTGCGTCGCTATCGTTTCCGAGCGGAAGACCTGCTCAATCTCCTCAAATCTGGTTTGTACGCCAGCATTTCCCAAAAGGAGCTGGACCTATTTGAGTCTTACATCCTTTTTGCGGATATGAAGGGGCAGGCTGCTTTTTCGAGGGCTTTTTCGGTCAATGGCAGAGCGGACTACGATGTTGAGACTGTCAAGGAGAAGCGACTTGTCTATGATTTGAATGTCTTGGAACCCCTACGTGCTAAGATTATGGAACCTTTGAACCAGCTGTTTAAGGCTGGATCACAATCTGGAGCTGCCTTGCTTGAGAAATTTATGGCATTTTTGGAGGCGATTGAGCTTCCTAAAAATATGGAAAAAATGTCTCGAAATTTGAGCGAAGTAGAGCAAGAAAAAGAAGAGCAGGTCTGGAAAAGTTTTACCCATATTCTTGAGAATTTTCATCAGATTTTCGGAAAAGAAAAATTGAAAATGGATGATTTTCTGGCTATTTTACAGGCTGGAATGCAGGCCAGTCACTATCGTACCGTTCCTGCAACAGTTGATGTGGTCAATGTCAAATCCTATGATTTGATCGAGCCGCACACTGCAAAGTATGTTTATGCTATCGGGATGGGCCAGTCTAATTTTCCTAAAGTTGCCAAGAATACCAGTCTATTGACAGAAGAAGAGATGGAAAAAGTCAATCTTGTTTCGGCTAGTTCTTCACGTTTTGACTTGGTCAGCCGAGAGAATATCAAGAAGAACCATGCTGCCATGATGTCTCTGCTGAATGCTGCGACGGAACAGTTAGTTATTTCCACACCTCAGATTTATAACGAAGGTGAGGATAGTCTCTCCCCTTATATCAAGATTCTCCAAAAAATGGGGCTGAAATCCGAAGAACGTGGACGGATTAAAACACTTAGTCCGCAAGACATCGGTCACTACAAGAGTCTCTTATCCCGTTTGATTGAGTCAGAAAGACCATCTCTTGATAATGAAGAATGGGAAGGGCAGAGGGCCTTCTGGACAGTCTTGGTTCGCCATTTGAAGAAGAAATTGGAGTCGCAAGGCATTGAAATTCCGACCATTACTGGCGAAATTACTTCTAAACAGCTTGCAGCTGATACCTTGGCTGCTTTATATCCAGAGGATAAGCCGTTCAATCTTTCTGCATCCAGCTTGACCAATTTCTACAATAATCAATATCTTTACTTTGTCCGTAATGTTCTTCGTTTGCGGGAACAGGAATCCATCCATCCGACTGCCTTTCAGCATGGTTTATTCTTGCATCGGATTTTTGAACGAGTGGTCATGGACCAATCTGAGCTAGATTTTGATCAAAAAGTGGACAAGGCCATCCTGCGTACGCGTGACGAGGCAGAATTTGCTATGTTTTATAACCAGGATGCGGATGCTCGTTATACGGAGGAGGTGCTGGATAAGATTGCTCGCTCCAGTGCGACCATTTTGCGGGATAATGATTTGGTTGAAATTGATGGTCAGGAAAAGAGTTTCCGTCAGGATAAGGCGCTGGTTTTTGACCTTCAAAATGGCAAGAGTGTGCATGTAAATGGTACCATTGACCGCTTGGATACCTTACAAATCAATCAGGCTGTCGGTATTGTGGATTACAAGTCCAGCGACCAATCTTTTTCAGTTGGGGATTTTTACAATGGTCTCAAACCTCAGTTGGTAACCTACTTGGCAGCCTTACAAGAGCTAGATGAAACCAAGGATAAACCTGTTTTTGGAGCTATGTATTTGCATTTGCAGGATCCGATTATCAAATTAAAAGACACGAAGAATTTAGAACAGCTAGAAGGAGCTGCCAATACGAGCTTGGTTTACAAGGGGCTTTTCTTGAAGGAGGAAAGTCTGGGGCTCAATCATTTTTATCAGACTCGTAACCAACTCTACACGGAAGATGAGTTTGCGGTTTTATTGAACCACAACCAAGAACTCTACAAACAAGCTGCCATGGACATTCTGGCTGGTCGCTTTGCTGTTAACCCGTATACCAAAGATGGGCGTTCGGTGGCAGGTGAGCAGCTGAAGGCAATCACTGGTTTTGAGGCGGATCGGCACATGGGCATGGCACGGCGGTTGGTCAAAGAGGCCAAGCGTCAAGATTGGATGGAACGAATGAAAGGAGGTCAGGACTAA